The Lachnospiraceae bacterium oral taxon 500 genome window below encodes:
- a CDS encoding large conductance mechanosensitive channel protein MscL produces MKKFMKEFKEFALKGNVFDMAVGIIIGAAFGKIVSSLVSDIFMPLLSLVMGNLNLADAKIVLKAAELAADGSVTTAEVALTYGAFLNNVIDFLAIALVIFIMIKAINKMRHKEEAKPEKKEEKPSEEVLLLREIRDSLKKK; encoded by the coding sequence ATGAAAAAGTTTATGAAGGAATTCAAAGAATTTGCACTCAAGGGCAATGTTTTTGATATGGCGGTCGGTATTATCATCGGCGCAGCGTTTGGCAAAATTGTTTCTTCGCTGGTATCTGATATCTTTATGCCGCTGTTGTCCTTAGTAATGGGCAATCTGAATCTGGCCGATGCTAAGATTGTATTAAAAGCTGCCGAACTGGCCGCAGACGGCTCGGTGACTACGGCTGAAGTGGCTCTCACTTACGGTGCATTTTTAAATAATGTCATCGACTTTTTAGCAATTGCTCTGGTTATTTTCATAATGATTAAGGCAATCAACAAAATGCGGCACAAGGAAGAAGCCAAACCGGAAAAGAAAGAAGAAAAGCCTTCCGAGGAAGTTCTTTTGCTGCGTGAAATCAGAGATTCGTTAAAGAAGAAATAG
- a CDS encoding 4-hydroxy-tetrahydrodipicolinate synthase gives MSLFTGSGTAIVTPFYANGGVNYDKLEEIIDWQIKNKTDAIIVCGTTGEAATMNDTEHLECIRVAVSATSGRVPVIAGTGSNDTAHGIKLSQEAQKLKADALLQVTPYYNKTTQQGLIAHFTAIAQAVDIPVMLYNVPSRTGMNIAASTARELALSCRNIVAVKEASGDISHAAELAYQTDGLLDIYSGNDDQILPLMSLGAKGVVSVASNIMPAEIHDMVMLYLDKKTEEACRLQLKLLPLVHLLFCETNPIPVKAAMNLMGMEVGPLRLPLIEMSEANKEKLAATMKELGLIK, from the coding sequence ATGAGTTTATTTACCGGCTCCGGCACGGCAATCGTCACGCCGTTTTACGCAAATGGCGGCGTTAATTATGACAAATTAGAAGAAATCATCGACTGGCAAATAAAAAACAAAACGGATGCGATCATTGTCTGCGGCACTACCGGCGAAGCTGCCACCATGAATGATACCGAACATTTGGAGTGCATTCGGGTAGCCGTTTCGGCGACCAGCGGGCGCGTTCCGGTCATCGCCGGAACCGGTTCCAATGATACCGCCCACGGCATCAAGTTGTCTCAGGAAGCGCAAAAGTTAAAAGCTGACGCTCTGCTGCAAGTCACTCCGTACTATAATAAAACTACTCAACAAGGACTCATTGCTCACTTTACGGCAATCGCTCAAGCAGTTGATATTCCGGTCATGCTGTATAATGTGCCGTCTCGAACCGGCATGAATATTGCCGCTTCAACCGCCAGGGAATTAGCTTTAAGCTGCCGCAATATTGTTGCCGTGAAAGAAGCCTCCGGCGATATTTCTCATGCCGCCGAACTGGCCTATCAAACCGACGGACTGCTGGATATCTACTCCGGTAATGACGACCAAATCCTGCCGCTGATGAGTTTGGGTGCCAAAGGTGTGGTGTCCGTTGCTTCTAATATCATGCCGGCGGAAATCCACGATATGGTCATGCTCTATCTGGACAAGAAAACAGAAGAAGCCTGTCGGCTGCAATTAAAGCTGCTGCCGCTGGTCCACCTGCTCTTTTGCGAAACCAACCCGATTCCGGTCAAAGCCGCTATGAACTTAATGGGCATGGAAGTCGGGCCTTTGCGTCTGCCGCTGATTGAAATGAGTGAAGCTAATAAAGAGAAGCTGGCTGCTACCATGAAAGAACTGGGACTGATAAAATAA